The following coding sequences are from one Candidatus Nitrohelix vancouverensis window:
- a CDS encoding response regulator, with translation MTITITEEDYKNSKILIIDDEIANIALLEVILEQQDYHNYRSVSDSRNAFALYEEFQPDLVLLDLRMPYLNGFQVMAEFQKSKKNSSVPIMVLTADHDFHNRVEALQQGAKDFLTKPLNPVEVSQRIRNLLEVRLMNARLQRHNSILETAVRKRTRELSETRLEIINRLGRAGEYRDNETGNHVIRIGRFSASLGKAMGLTPDHCELLLNSSPMHDIGKIGIPDSILLKPGPLDEAEWVIMKKHTLFGGEIFSGNNSDVISAAQCIALQHHEKWDGSGYPNGLKEEDISVDARIVAVCDVFDALTSIRPYKKAWPLDDALAFIEKNRGTHFDPWALDKFVGVVPEFLVIKDELTDEHVEDSVGPEWVTHKET, from the coding sequence ATGACTATCACAATTACAGAAGAAGATTATAAAAACTCAAAGATCCTCATCATTGACGATGAAATTGCAAATATAGCCCTTCTGGAGGTGATCCTGGAGCAACAGGATTATCACAATTACCGAAGCGTCAGTGATTCCAGAAACGCATTTGCGCTGTACGAAGAATTTCAACCAGATCTTGTATTGCTGGATTTGCGAATGCCCTATCTGAATGGATTTCAGGTGATGGCCGAGTTTCAAAAGTCTAAAAAAAATTCCTCTGTTCCAATCATGGTTTTAACAGCCGATCATGATTTTCATAACAGGGTCGAGGCGCTACAACAAGGCGCAAAAGATTTTTTAACCAAACCGTTAAACCCTGTCGAAGTGTCGCAACGGATTCGCAATCTTCTGGAAGTGCGCTTAATGAATGCGCGGTTGCAAAGACATAATTCTATTCTTGAAACTGCTGTTCGAAAACGAACGCGTGAATTGAGCGAGACGCGCCTGGAAATAATCAATCGTCTGGGCAGGGCGGGTGAATATCGAGACAATGAGACGGGTAACCATGTCATTCGTATAGGGCGGTTTTCTGCCAGTCTGGGAAAAGCAATGGGTTTAACCCCGGATCATTGCGAATTATTATTGAACTCAAGCCCGATGCACGATATCGGGAAGATCGGAATTCCTGATAGTATTTTGCTGAAACCTGGCCCTCTTGATGAAGCGGAGTGGGTGATTATGAAAAAGCACACTCTGTTCGGCGGTGAAATTTTTTCAGGCAACAATTCAGATGTGATCAGCGCCGCTCAATGTATCGCTCTGCAACATCACGAGAAATGGGATGGGTCCGGTTACCCTAATGGACTTAAGGAAGAAGACATTTCAGTGGATGCAAGAATAGTGGCCGTGTGTGATGTTTTTGATGCCCTCACTTCCATCAGGCCTTACAAGAAGGCGTGGCCCCTGGACGACGCGCTGGCATTCATTGAGAAAAACAGGGGAACTCATTTTGATCCCTGGGCGCTGGATAAATTCGTGGGGGTAGTACCTGAGTTTCTGGTAATCAAAGATGAGCTTACTGATGAGCATGTTGAAGATTCTGTGGGGCCGGAATGGGTGACTCACAAGGAAACCTAG
- a CDS encoding response regulator yields the protein MTATATHKILLVEDNPHERRRIRRLLNDDSEQSYDISEADNGEKGLSLCREVDPDCMVLDFFLPDTDGLELLYEMKKGAYRGAVVMLTGEGNEKIAVEALKAGAHDYMVKDKLTSGALKHSIRSAIQLRQLQIDKVKVEDDLRESNHSLEERVRERTLELEQINVELRQHIIQRKKIEIELLQSKEQAELANRAKSEFLSRMSHELRTPLNSILGFSDVMLMNAKEPPSEKQENYLKYITQAGRHLLSLINEVLDLAKIEAGKISISVEPFSLVTAVNDVITSISALSDQKKIKLVNEIKEPLDLIVHMDPMRFKQILLNLVSNAIKYNRMNGTVTLSLDMESDLLRLNVRDEGAGIPEENFDKIFKPFDRLGAEKSVIEGTGIGLSIAQKLAILMDGKIEIASVQGEGSCFSFAFPRERLLGIHAGR from the coding sequence ATGACTGCAACTGCTACTCATAAAATTCTTCTTGTGGAGGACAATCCGCACGAACGGAGAAGAATTCGGAGACTACTTAACGATGATAGCGAGCAGTCGTATGACATTTCCGAAGCTGATAATGGTGAGAAGGGACTCAGCTTATGCCGGGAAGTGGATCCGGACTGTATGGTCCTGGATTTTTTCTTGCCCGATACGGATGGCCTCGAACTGTTATATGAGATGAAGAAGGGCGCTTATCGGGGAGCTGTGGTCATGCTCACCGGGGAAGGTAATGAGAAAATTGCCGTGGAGGCTCTTAAAGCCGGAGCCCATGATTACATGGTTAAAGATAAATTGACCTCAGGCGCATTGAAACATTCCATCCGCTCCGCGATTCAATTGAGACAACTTCAGATAGACAAGGTAAAGGTTGAAGACGATCTGCGGGAATCCAACCATAGCCTTGAGGAACGAGTCCGGGAAAGAACCCTGGAACTCGAACAAATTAATGTTGAGCTAAGACAACATATTATTCAGCGCAAAAAAATTGAGATTGAACTATTACAGTCTAAAGAACAGGCCGAACTGGCCAATCGAGCAAAATCGGAATTCCTTTCCCGTATGAGCCATGAATTGCGAACGCCCTTAAACAGTATTCTTGGGTTCAGCGATGTGATGCTAATGAACGCAAAGGAACCGCCTTCCGAGAAACAAGAGAATTATTTGAAGTATATAACCCAGGCCGGTCGCCACCTGTTGTCGCTGATTAATGAGGTCCTTGATCTGGCTAAGATAGAAGCGGGGAAAATAAGCATTTCTGTGGAACCTTTTTCGTTGGTCACCGCTGTCAATGATGTGATTACTTCGATATCCGCTTTGTCAGATCAGAAAAAAATAAAGCTGGTGAATGAGATTAAAGAGCCGCTGGATCTGATAGTTCATATGGATCCGATGCGTTTTAAACAGATTTTGCTGAACTTGGTCAGCAATGCGATTAAGTATAACCGTATGAACGGGACGGTGACTCTAAGTTTAGATATGGAGAGTGACCTGTTAAGGCTAAATGTTCGAGATGAGGGAGCGGGAATCCCTGAGGAAAATTTTGACAAAATTTTCAAACCCTTTGATCGATTGGGAGCAGAGAAAAGCGTGATTGAAGGGACCGGAATCGGTCTGTCCATTGCCCAAAAACTTGCCATACTTATGGACGGAAAAATTGAGATTGCCAGTGTTCAAGGGGAGGGCAGTTGCTTCTCCTTTGCGTTCCCCAGAGAAAGACTGCTGGGGATCCACGCAGGTAGGTAA
- a CDS encoding response regulator — translation MKSKEASYLILVIEDSDFDFKSIMKSFNKCGFKNIVHRITNGDNALDYLFNRGEFVDPIASPSPDLIFLDLNLPGSDGHEILEELKNDPKMRMIPVVIMTSSGNAQDIQNCYARGANSYVIKPTSSEGFLKAIQGLNDYWFKLSILPTTMRTP, via the coding sequence ATGAAATCCAAAGAAGCTTCATATCTAATATTAGTCATTGAAGACAGTGATTTTGATTTTAAATCTATCATGAAATCCTTCAATAAATGCGGTTTTAAGAACATTGTTCATAGAATAACCAATGGAGATAATGCATTGGATTATCTTTTCAATCGAGGAGAATTTGTGGACCCTATCGCTTCCCCCAGCCCGGATCTTATTTTTCTGGATCTGAATCTACCAGGCTCCGATGGGCATGAGATTCTTGAAGAACTCAAAAATGATCCAAAAATGAGAATGATCCCGGTCGTCATCATGACTTCCTCCGGGAACGCTCAAGATATACAGAATTGTTATGCCAGAGGCGCGAACAGTTATGTTATCAAACCTACCAGTTCAGAAGGTTTTCTTAAGGCCATACAGGGATTGAATGATTATTGGTTTAAATTGTCAATCCTCCCAACAACAATGAGGACGCCATGA
- a CDS encoding response regulator, with amino-acid sequence MKILYLEDNKDDAGLVIREVKKVIPDSEIILTDNREDFVHHLDSLEIDLVISDYVLPDFSGLEALEIVMQNDVNTPFIFVTGALQTDDQAIETALSGATAFVLKSDVKSIERHLIKLLESRTKKAASLCQSRKSLASSMQLSVDILTKFENVMSKDMSTRDIAKARSKLLVLRESIKKTSANIEILYEDLKGMDNGKR; translated from the coding sequence ATGAAGATACTTTATCTTGAAGACAATAAAGATGATGCGGGTCTGGTTATCAGGGAGGTCAAGAAAGTTATTCCCGATTCAGAAATCATATTGACTGATAACAGAGAGGATTTTGTTCACCATCTTGATTCCTTGGAGATTGATCTTGTCATATCAGATTATGTTCTGCCTGATTTTAGCGGCCTGGAAGCCCTGGAAATCGTGATGCAAAATGATGTGAATACTCCATTTATTTTTGTGACGGGTGCCTTGCAAACTGACGACCAGGCAATCGAAACAGCTCTCTCGGGCGCAACCGCTTTTGTACTCAAATCAGATGTCAAGTCGATCGAACGCCATTTGATAAAGTTGCTAGAGAGCAGGACAAAGAAAGCGGCGAGTTTGTGTCAATCAAGAAAATCACTCGCCTCATCAATGCAATTATCTGTCGACATATTAACAAAGTTCGAGAATGTGATGTCAAAGGATATGTCCACCCGGGACATAGCGAAGGCCCGGTCGAAATTATTGGTTTTGAGAGAATCCATTAAGAAAACATCGGCCAATATTGAAATCCTCTATGAGGATTTAAAAGGTATGGATAATGGAAAACGCTAA
- a CDS encoding response regulator, producing MEALETVEVLLIEDREEDATMAIRGLKKYNVANHIKWVEDGEEALNYLTANPVPPKLILLDLKMPKLSGLEVLKLIRKMARIAKTPIVVMSSSNEDSDIEESYALGANSYIVKPVDFEKFTDTIKKLGFYWLMINEPPKGKGFDEDTLS from the coding sequence ATGGAAGCTTTGGAAACCGTAGAGGTCCTTTTAATAGAAGATCGAGAGGAAGACGCAACGATGGCGATCCGTGGATTGAAAAAATACAATGTGGCGAATCATATCAAGTGGGTGGAAGACGGTGAAGAAGCTCTGAATTATTTGACTGCCAATCCCGTGCCGCCCAAGCTCATTCTGCTTGACTTGAAAATGCCAAAACTCAGCGGGTTGGAGGTGCTCAAACTTATCAGGAAGATGGCGCGTATTGCGAAAACGCCCATTGTGGTGATGAGCTCTTCGAATGAGGATTCAGATATTGAGGAAAGTTATGCGCTGGGCGCGAACAGCTATATTGTCAAACCCGTGGATTTCGAGAAATTCACGGATACGATTAAAAAGCTTGGGTTTTACTGGTTGATGATCAACGAGCCGCCCAAGGGAAAGGGATTTGATGAAGATACTTTATCTTGA
- a CDS encoding two-component sensor histidine kinase gives MDKVANYSIEDFQQALMNILEDMSGHKELMEQSQRAMLNVLEDFTDDKELLEDSQSAVLNILEDFTGDKGLLEDSQKAMLNILEDSSFERDILEATQTAVLNILEDYGEEKETIETINKELEDAKDNLEIRVENRTNDLKKINMELESFSYSVSHDLRAPLRSVVGYCNILREDYCSGLDQEGQNTIDVIVRNATRMGILIDDILEFSRLGRQEVRKQEMDLDELVEQIYADYSSPQKNKIEFTHEPLGKYCGDKLMIIHMLSNLIGNAIKYSSTRPISIIKMGTTLEGETTTYYITDNGVGFNQKYVDKIFGVFQRLHKGNEFEGTGVGMAIAQRVVHHHGGTIWAEGVVGQGASFYFTLGN, from the coding sequence ATGGATAAAGTAGCGAACTATTCTATTGAAGATTTTCAACAAGCTCTTATGAATATTCTCGAGGACATGAGCGGACATAAGGAGCTCATGGAGCAATCCCAAAGAGCCATGTTGAACGTTCTTGAAGACTTTACGGATGATAAAGAACTGCTGGAAGATTCCCAGAGCGCTGTTTTGAATATTTTAGAAGACTTCACCGGCGATAAGGGTTTACTGGAAGATTCACAAAAGGCCATGCTCAATATCCTTGAGGACTCTTCCTTTGAAAGGGACATTCTTGAAGCAACTCAAACGGCTGTCCTGAATATTCTGGAGGACTATGGAGAGGAGAAGGAAACGATTGAAACAATCAACAAAGAGCTTGAGGACGCAAAGGATAATCTGGAAATACGCGTGGAAAATCGAACGAATGATTTGAAAAAAATTAATATGGAACTGGAGTCATTCAGTTATTCAGTTTCGCACGATCTCAGGGCGCCTCTTCGATCGGTTGTGGGTTACTGCAATATTCTGAGGGAGGATTATTGTTCCGGCCTGGATCAAGAAGGACAGAATACAATCGACGTGATTGTGCGTAATGCAACTCGAATGGGTATTTTGATTGACGATATTCTTGAATTCTCGCGCCTCGGTCGCCAGGAAGTTCGCAAGCAGGAAATGGATCTGGATGAATTGGTCGAACAGATTTACGCTGATTATTCTTCACCGCAAAAAAATAAAATCGAGTTTACTCATGAACCTCTGGGTAAGTATTGCGGCGATAAACTCATGATAATTCATATGCTGTCCAATCTTATTGGCAACGCTATCAAGTACAGTAGCACCCGCCCGATCTCAATCATTAAAATGGGAACAACCCTGGAGGGCGAAACGACTACCTATTACATCACTGACAATGGCGTGGGGTTTAATCAGAAATATGTCGACAAAATTTTCGGGGTTTTCCAAAGATTACACAAAGGCAACGAGTTTGAAGGAACCGGTGTGGGAATGGCCATTGCCCAGCGTGTCGTCCATCATCATGGAGGAACTATCTGGGCGGAAGGAGTAGTAGGCCAAGGAGCAAGTTTTTACTTCACATTGGGGAATTAA
- a CDS encoding PAS domain S-box protein: MSKILSTEREALQSHLAALVESTGDAIITKTLEGEIIYWNKGAEKIYGYTAEEVLGKSITLIDPKKSNDEHETILSNYKSGIKLEHYETKRVRKDGTVIDVSLTVSPIKDDKGDLIGFSTIARDITGKTIYSEYARSLIEASLDPLVTISPDGKITDVNEATIKATGLDRQDLIGTDFSSYFTEPEKAREGYQNVFEKGFVTDYPLTIRHISGKLIEVLYNASVYKDSQGKVLGVFAAARDVTVQKESSQYSRSLIEASLDPLVTISADGIITDVNEATIKVTGLDRENLIGTDFSDYFTEPIKAREGYQQVFEKGSVTDYPLTIRHKSSRLIDVLYNASVYKDSQGQVIGVFAAARDITAQKESSQYARSLLEASVDPLVTINPDGKITDVNNATIEATGMNRENLIGTDFSSYFTEPDKARDGYQQVFEKGMVTDYPLTIRHQSGKLTDVLYNASVYKDTKGNVLGVFAAARDITGQKRAEKDAAEKEKKLVRLVELERFQKLTVGRELKMIELKQRIEDLESELEKVSGNRE, from the coding sequence ATGAGTAAAATATTATCAACTGAAAGAGAAGCGTTGCAATCGCATTTAGCCGCTTTGGTTGAGTCAACGGGTGATGCAATTATAACCAAGACCCTTGAAGGCGAGATCATTTACTGGAATAAAGGCGCTGAAAAAATCTACGGATATACAGCTGAAGAAGTGCTGGGGAAATCAATCACCCTGATTGATCCTAAAAAATCCAACGATGAACACGAAACCATTCTGTCCAATTACAAATCCGGAATCAAATTGGAACATTATGAGACAAAGCGCGTTCGTAAGGACGGAACGGTGATTGATGTTTCCTTAACAGTGTCCCCTATTAAAGATGATAAAGGCGATCTTATAGGTTTTTCCACCATTGCCAGGGACATTACCGGAAAGACTATATATTCCGAGTATGCGCGCTCTCTTATCGAAGCCTCTTTGGATCCGCTTGTAACCATCAGTCCCGATGGAAAAATCACAGATGTGAATGAGGCAACGATTAAGGCCACAGGCCTTGACCGTCAAGATCTCATCGGAACCGATTTTTCGAGTTATTTTACCGAACCCGAGAAAGCCCGCGAAGGTTATCAGAATGTTTTCGAAAAAGGATTTGTAACAGACTACCCGCTCACCATCCGCCACATATCCGGGAAATTGATAGAAGTGCTGTACAACGCGTCTGTCTATAAAGACAGCCAGGGAAAAGTGCTGGGCGTGTTTGCCGCCGCGCGCGATGTTACGGTCCAGAAGGAATCTTCGCAGTACTCTCGATCCTTGATTGAGGCTTCTCTGGATCCGCTGGTGACCATCAGCGCCGACGGTATCATCACCGATGTCAACGAGGCGACCATCAAAGTCACTGGACTGGATAGGGAGAATCTGATTGGCACTGACTTTTCAGATTATTTTACCGAACCCATTAAAGCCCGCGAAGGTTATCAGCAGGTATTTGAAAAAGGCTCAGTCACTGACTATCCGCTGACGATCCGTCACAAATCCTCAAGGCTGATCGACGTTCTTTACAACGCCTCAGTTTATAAAGACAGCCAGGGGCAGGTTATCGGCGTCTTCGCGGCGGCTCGTGATATCACCGCGCAGAAAGAATCATCTCAGTATGCGCGTTCTCTCCTTGAAGCATCTGTGGATCCGCTGGTCACTATCAATCCTGATGGGAAAATCACCGACGTTAACAACGCGACGATCGAAGCAACAGGAATGAACCGTGAAAACCTGATCGGAACGGATTTTTCAAGTTATTTCACAGAACCGGATAAAGCCCGGGATGGGTATCAGCAGGTTTTTGAAAAAGGCATGGTGACTGATTACCCGCTCACGATTCGTCATCAGTCTGGAAAATTGACGGATGTTTTGTATAACGCCTCTGTTTATAAAGACACCAAGGGAAATGTATTAGGGGTCTTTGCCGCGGCACGGGATATCACCGGACAGAAACGCGCTGAAAAAGATGCGGCTGAAAAAGAAAAGAAGCTGGTTCGTCTTGTTGAACTGGAGAGGTTCCAGAAACTTACTGTCGGAAGAGAGTTGAAAATGATTGAGTTGAAACAGCGTATCGAAGATTTGGAATCGGAACTTGAGAAGGTCAGCGGGAATCGTGAATGA
- a CDS encoding response regulator: MATEYFENEILIVEDNDFDFRFMMKSFKKSGYSACVTRVTTGDDALDYLFNEGNFSDKEAYPIPFMILLDLGLPGVDGDEVLCKVKSDELLKNITVIIMTSIKTEHFIEKCYALGADGYVMKPVTAEGLTEAIRNINGDSC; encoded by the coding sequence ATGGCAACTGAATATTTCGAAAACGAAATTTTAATCGTGGAAGACAATGATTTTGACTTCAGGTTCATGATGAAGTCATTCAAGAAAAGTGGCTACTCAGCTTGCGTAACAAGAGTGACTACTGGCGATGATGCGCTTGATTATCTTTTCAACGAAGGCAATTTTTCAGACAAGGAAGCCTATCCGATCCCTTTCATGATTTTGCTGGACCTGGGGTTGCCAGGGGTTGACGGCGATGAAGTTCTTTGCAAGGTGAAAAGCGACGAACTTTTAAAAAACATTACGGTCATTATCATGACCTCTATTAAGACAGAACATTTTATCGAGAAATGTTATGCGCTGGGCGCTGATGGGTATGTCATGAAGCCCGTTACGGCAGAAGGTTTAACAGAGGCGATCCGGAATATTAACGGTGACTCCTGTTGA
- a CDS encoding PAS domain S-box protein → MKIDDPIRSVTSGLMVYSLGGVVMLGWILNLPWVVQVLPDFAPMQFNTALCFLLAGLALLLLEFSLPPVLYRIPGILISCIGALTLIQYGWAVDFGIDQLFTEQTILTKTSHPGRMAPNTALCFLLAGIFFISQHRDKENSERLLIPVIVTFLIIVLSFPALLGYLLKLEKLYGWAEMTRMAVHTSIGFQILAGAFYLVLKHKGLHANSTFIGYQPGIVGLFVFLLSLSIAAAEYSKGAASIHKEVKLITTAIKQNLSTVIEKNSEALIRMSRRWETGEDRPAQAVWEDDARYYREHLRSLHSIAWMDRNYRLQWMVPKTVNQATAQNFIANKYSSDLKKSESIHKVVSTKITAMDSGEKIFLIILPLTRQGTIDGFLIGTVLLEEFIHINLEKRFADKMSFAISEDNQTKFASGQIFPDWEQEETIEFINSSWVLSISPKQHWLDGEQSSLPFVFLVTGLMAGVLLGWLVYLYQQIRSQNQKTLNLLNNLPVEVVVLDSEERIEMANDDWNKKKVSNVYLDNFPNDSDREIIKKSIDQVRRGDLPEFVMEFTRQERSENTWLLLFAKRLSERDQRVLISHTNITRVKATESELEAIKTRNELILESAGEGIYGLDALGKTTFINPAASSMIGYDLSELIGKPQHDILHHSKEDGTHYPTSECPIHSTIADGRTRHVSNEVFWRKDGTSFPVEYISTPIWENDVLSGAVVTFSDITVQMQLSREIVQAQENLETVNAELEAKVKERTYDLEVANAELIRSNNELDSFTYIASHDLKEPLRTIEICSQDLLEDYMDKLDEEGKESLSGMAEASVFMKNLISDLLTYSRVDSHALNKVECSLTEMILSIENTLQTTLSQENVVIRIPETLPNIWVDYEQFTEVLQSIIENAIKYNNKSEKLIEIGVVENKPDADSSALHPATRSQVNGSSTIFIRDNGIGIRDKHLEKIFRIFKRLHGKNDFGGGTGTGLTIAKKIIDRHGGKVWVESEIDVGSAFFIKLNGLPHGN, encoded by the coding sequence ATGAAAATCGATGATCCAATTCGAAGCGTCACTTCAGGATTGATGGTTTATAGCCTGGGTGGCGTAGTGATGCTGGGCTGGATTTTGAATTTACCCTGGGTGGTTCAGGTATTGCCTGACTTTGCTCCGATGCAGTTCAATACAGCGCTTTGCTTTTTGCTGGCAGGGCTGGCGCTCCTCTTGCTGGAATTTTCCTTGCCCCCGGTGTTATACCGAATTCCAGGAATCCTGATCTCCTGCATTGGAGCTCTCACCCTGATTCAATATGGCTGGGCAGTTGATTTTGGCATCGATCAATTGTTCACTGAACAGACTATCCTGACAAAGACATCGCACCCCGGGCGAATGGCTCCGAATACGGCCTTGTGCTTCCTGCTTGCAGGCATATTCTTCATTTCCCAGCATAGAGATAAGGAAAACTCGGAGAGATTGCTGATTCCGGTCATCGTTACATTTTTAATAATTGTTTTAAGTTTTCCAGCCCTTCTTGGATATTTGCTCAAATTAGAAAAACTTTATGGCTGGGCGGAGATGACCCGAATGGCCGTACACACTTCTATTGGATTTCAGATTCTCGCAGGCGCTTTTTATCTTGTTCTGAAACATAAAGGACTGCATGCAAATTCAACTTTCATAGGTTATCAGCCGGGGATTGTAGGATTGTTTGTGTTTCTTTTGAGCCTGTCGATCGCCGCGGCTGAATACTCTAAAGGCGCCGCTTCTATTCATAAAGAAGTCAAACTCATAACGACTGCCATCAAGCAAAATTTATCTACCGTTATTGAAAAAAACTCGGAAGCGTTAATTCGAATGTCCAGACGTTGGGAGACTGGCGAGGACCGTCCGGCTCAGGCAGTCTGGGAGGACGATGCACGCTATTACCGTGAACATTTACGGAGCCTTCATTCCATCGCATGGATGGATCGTAATTATAGACTGCAGTGGATGGTTCCGAAAACAGTAAATCAGGCTACGGCTCAGAATTTTATCGCCAATAAATATTCTTCAGACCTGAAAAAATCCGAAAGTATTCATAAAGTGGTGTCCACGAAGATCACTGCGATGGATTCTGGGGAGAAAATCTTTTTAATAATTTTGCCGCTCACTCGCCAGGGGACTATTGATGGTTTCCTTATTGGAACGGTATTGCTGGAAGAATTTATACATATAAATTTAGAGAAAAGGTTCGCCGATAAAATGTCTTTTGCCATAAGTGAAGACAATCAAACAAAATTTGCTTCAGGCCAAATTTTTCCCGATTGGGAGCAGGAAGAAACGATTGAGTTTATCAATTCAAGTTGGGTTCTCAGCATTTCTCCTAAGCAACACTGGTTAGATGGAGAACAATCGTCATTGCCGTTTGTTTTTCTTGTCACCGGACTCATGGCGGGAGTGTTGTTGGGATGGCTGGTATATCTTTATCAGCAAATTCGATCTCAGAATCAAAAAACTCTGAACCTTTTGAATAATCTTCCCGTCGAAGTGGTGGTCCTGGATTCAGAAGAGAGAATAGAGATGGCCAATGATGATTGGAACAAGAAGAAAGTATCGAATGTATATCTGGATAATTTTCCAAACGACTCGGATCGTGAAATTATTAAAAAATCCATAGATCAGGTTCGACGGGGAGATTTGCCTGAGTTTGTTATGGAATTTACCCGGCAGGAGCGATCTGAAAATACCTGGTTATTGTTATTTGCAAAAAGACTGTCTGAACGGGATCAGCGCGTGTTGATTTCCCATACAAATATCACTCGAGTCAAAGCAACCGAGTCGGAGCTAGAGGCAATCAAAACCCGTAATGAATTGATTCTTGAATCTGCTGGTGAAGGAATTTACGGTCTGGACGCCCTGGGCAAAACGACTTTTATAAACCCTGCCGCCTCCAGCATGATTGGATACGATCTGAGTGAACTGATCGGCAAGCCTCAGCACGACATCCTGCACCATTCAAAAGAAGACGGGACCCATTACCCCACAAGCGAGTGTCCGATACATTCCACGATTGCAGATGGTAGAACCCGCCATGTTTCTAATGAAGTGTTCTGGCGAAAAGACGGGACTTCTTTTCCTGTTGAATACATCAGCACGCCCATCTGGGAAAACGACGTTCTTTCCGGCGCTGTTGTCACTTTCAGTGACATTACGGTGCAAATGCAACTGAGTCGTGAAATCGTGCAGGCTCAAGAAAATCTGGAGACAGTTAATGCCGAACTTGAGGCAAAAGTAAAAGAAAGAACCTATGACCTGGAAGTGGCAAATGCGGAACTCATTCGATCGAATAATGAACTGGATTCATTTACCTATATCGCTTCGCATGACCTGAAAGAGCCTTTAAGGACGATTGAAATATGCTCTCAGGATTTACTGGAAGATTATATGGACAAACTTGATGAAGAAGGCAAAGAAAGTCTGAGCGGGATGGCGGAAGCGTCCGTATTCATGAAAAATCTTATAAGTGATTTGCTGACTTATTCACGGGTAGATAGTCATGCATTGAATAAAGTTGAATGCAGTCTCACTGAGATGATTCTGTCCATAGAAAATACGCTTCAAACAACGTTATCTCAAGAGAATGTGGTCATACGCATCCCGGAGACGCTACCGAACATATGGGTTGATTATGAGCAGTTCACGGAAGTTCTACAAAGCATAATTGAGAACGCTATTAAATATAATAATAAGAGTGAAAAACTAATAGAAATAGGCGTTGTTGAGAATAAACCCGACGCCGACTCTTCTGCGTTGCACCCCGCCACGAGATCCCAGGTAAACGGTTCTTCCACGATTTTTATACGAGATAACGGAATAGGAATACGAGACAAACATCTGGAAAAAATATTTAGAATTTTTAAACGCCTTCATGGAAAGAATGATTTTGGCGGCGGAACAGGAACGGGTTTGACCATTGCAAAGAAAATTATTGACCGGCACGGCGGGAAGGTCTGGGTTGAATCCGAAATCGATGTGGGAAGCGCTTTTTTCATCAAACTGAACGGATTACCTCATGGCAACTGA